A genome region from Schistocerca nitens isolate TAMUIC-IGC-003100 chromosome 4, iqSchNite1.1, whole genome shotgun sequence includes the following:
- the LOC126252537 gene encoding uncharacterized protein LOC126252537 — translation MPEKCCVPGCNSNYKSSKEEGYISVFRFPTEEENRKRWTRNIPRKDWTPSNRSVVCIKHFEECDVSRVEIYKDSDGNCHEFPRQRRLLLPEAVPKIFPGLPSYLNKVQPPRRCDPEIRRKRARHEEEEKNEAMLNEDIIANFQCLCAEYQDRINSVGKWSVSVKENKIFFYTIDFSEDIPQVKASMEINDKLISSVCVNGFILSHEQLSWILPSSLRVTRWSQIENILSRVINCDSYTPTFSSLLNELKNIVKKLTLHSEANPNCCATLLFLLEQIDLLAMNKRTYSVDMMMHAFIIYNQSPACYAALRSSGLLTLPHVKHIQQLSSSLKICPTNKSQNAHFLKIVVDKLDEREKFVILQVDEIYVKPCIQFKGGKLHGYAENNAPSEARITPSEGKTRKRENLEFKSRIWCDLRSSVSA, via the coding sequence ATGCCAGAAAAATGTTGTGTTCCTGGTTGCAACAGCAACTACAAATCCAGCAAGGAAGAGGGTTACATCTCAGTGTTCAGATTCCCTactgaagaggaaaacagaaaacggtggacaagAAATATCCCCAGAAAGGACTGGACTCCATCAAATAGAAGTGTCGTTTGCATTAAACATTTTGAAGAATGTGATGTATCAAGAGTGGAGATTTACAAGGACTCTGATGGGAACTGTCACGAGTTTCCTCGTCAAAGGCGATTGCTTTTACCAGAAGCTGTGCCAAAAATATTCCCTGGGTTACCATCGTATTTAAATAAGGTGCAGCCTCCAAGAAGGTGTGACCCAGAAATAAGAAGGAAGCGTGCACGCcatgaagaggaggagaagaatgaAGCCATGCTAAATGAGGACATTATTGCAAATTTTCAATGTTTGTGTGCTGAGTACCAGGATAGAATAAACAGTGTAGGAAAGTGGAGTGTTAGTGTTAAAGAGAATAAGATATTCTTTTATACTATAGATTTTTCTGAAGACATTCCTCAGGTCAAAGCGAGTATGGAAATTAATGACAAACtcatttcaagtgtgtgtgtgaatggtttcATTCTGTCACATGAGCAGCTCAGCTGGATTTTACCTTCCTCACTTAGAGTAACCAGATGGTcacaaattgaaaatattttgagtagagttATCAACTGTGATAGCTACACACCCACCTTTAGTTCTCTTTTAAATGAATTAAAGAATATTGTAAAGAAACTTACTCTGCATTCAGAAGCTAATCCAAATTGCTGTGCCACACTCTTGTTTCTGTTGGAACAGATAGATTTGTTGGCAATGAATAAGCGGACATATTCGGTTGATATGATGATGCATGCATTTATCATCTACAACCAATCTCCAGCATGCTATGCAGCACTCCGGTCAAGTGGATTGCTTACCTTACCACATGTGAAACACATTCAGCAGCTTTCATCTTCACTGAAGATTTGTCCAACCAATAAATCACAAAATGCCCATTTTCTTAAAATTGTTGTGGATAAATTAGATGAGAGAGAAAAATTTGTAATTCTGCAAGTGGATGAAATTTATGTTAAGCCATGTATTCAGTTCAAAGGGGGGAAACTCCATGGATATGCAGAAAATAATGCCCCATCTGAG